The Hymenobacter sp. DG01 genome has a segment encoding these proteins:
- the fbp gene encoding class 1 fructose-bisphosphatase encodes MNISTENAIAQPVGTTLERYIMRKQAEFPFATGELSQLLRDIALAGKIVNREVNRAGLTSIIGSMGQQNVQGEAQQKLDVEANIRFIRALTNGGEACAVLSEEEDDIIHTGNCQGKYVVAIDPLDGSSNIDVNISIGTIFSIYRRVTPVGESATREDFLQGGRQQVAAGYILYGSSTMLVYTTGHGVAGFTYENSLGEFFLSHPSITIPTSGTVFSCNEGYWFDYPQYVREYLMQCKREGQSGRYVGSLVADYHRNLLTGGIYLYPPTGKNPSGKLRVLYEAFPLAFLIEQAGGRAESGTGPILDIVATEFHQRTPLFVGSPALVERLLAPVGVAPKKEAIEQNHA; translated from the coding sequence ATGAATATTTCTACTGAAAACGCTATTGCTCAGCCCGTTGGTACCACGCTGGAGCGCTACATCATGCGGAAACAGGCAGAGTTTCCTTTTGCCACCGGTGAGCTGAGCCAGCTGCTGCGCGACATTGCGCTGGCCGGCAAAATTGTGAACCGGGAAGTAAACCGGGCGGGCCTGACGAGCATCATCGGCAGCATGGGTCAGCAGAACGTGCAGGGTGAGGCCCAGCAGAAGCTCGATGTGGAAGCTAATATCCGCTTTATCCGGGCCCTCACGAACGGAGGCGAGGCCTGCGCGGTGCTCTCGGAAGAAGAAGATGACATCATTCACACCGGCAACTGCCAGGGCAAGTACGTGGTGGCCATTGACCCCCTGGACGGCTCCTCTAATATTGATGTCAACATCAGCATCGGCACCATTTTTAGCATCTACCGGCGCGTGACGCCGGTAGGGGAGTCGGCCACGCGCGAGGACTTTCTGCAGGGCGGAAGGCAGCAGGTAGCAGCTGGCTACATTCTGTATGGCTCCAGCACCATGCTGGTGTACACCACCGGCCACGGGGTAGCGGGCTTCACCTACGAAAACTCCCTGGGCGAATTCTTCCTTTCCCACCCCAGCATCACTATTCCTACCTCCGGCACAGTGTTTAGCTGCAACGAAGGCTACTGGTTCGATTACCCTCAGTACGTGCGCGAGTACCTGATGCAGTGCAAGCGCGAAGGGCAGAGCGGGCGCTACGTGGGTTCCCTGGTAGCCGACTACCACCGCAACCTGCTCACGGGCGGCATTTACCTATACCCACCCACCGGCAAGAACCCCAGCGGCAAGCTGCGGGTGTTGTATGAGGCCTTCCCGCTGGCTTTCCTGATTGAGCAGGCCGGCGGCCGTGCCGAGTCGGGCACTGGCCCTATTCTGGATATTGTGGCTACTGAGTTTCACCAGCGTACCCCGCTGTTCGTGGGCTCGCCGGCGTTGGTGGAGAGGTTGCTGGCCCCGG
- a CDS encoding nuclear transport factor 2 family protein: protein MKKLQLLFMLLGLALPTLTFAQTKNDQAAAKQVETLERQRFEAQVKKDYTVLEKVFAEDLVYTHSNGKQNNKQEYIQSIRDGKSQYEKIDVEALNVRAYNDGKAAVVNGTITITLPPKPDGTPNLAHLKYVVVQIKDPKKGWQVVLWQSQKQPEAKS from the coding sequence ATGAAAAAACTGCAGTTGCTATTCATGCTACTGGGGCTGGCCTTGCCTACCCTCACATTTGCCCAAACCAAGAACGATCAGGCTGCTGCTAAGCAGGTAGAAACCCTGGAGCGGCAGCGCTTCGAGGCCCAGGTGAAGAAGGATTACACGGTGCTGGAAAAAGTCTTCGCCGAGGACCTGGTGTACACCCATTCCAACGGCAAGCAAAACAACAAGCAGGAGTACATCCAGAGCATCCGCGACGGCAAAAGCCAGTACGAGAAGATTGATGTGGAGGCCCTGAACGTACGCGCCTACAACGATGGCAAGGCTGCCGTGGTCAATGGCACCATCACCATCACGCTACCCCCCAAACCCGACGGAACCCCCAATCTGGCCCACCTCAAATACGTGGTGGTGCAGATCAAAGACCCCAAAAAAGGCTGGCAGGTAGTGCTGTGGCAAAGCCAGAAACAGCCCGAAGCCAAAAGCTAA
- a CDS encoding MFS transporter has protein sequence MMPSATQSPPAPPAPVSGMGKYRWTICGLVFFATTVNYLDRAVISLLKPYLETEFNWNAGDYANIEIAFKLAYSLGMLGVGRVIDKLGTKIGYALSTFLWSLAAIGHAFVTTTLGFSVARAFLGVTEAGNFPAAIKTTAEWFPQKERALATGIFNSGSNVGAIIAPLTVPLIAETIGWKWAFIITGAIGFIWLALWFWLYEVPARHAKLTKAEFDYIHSDVDDLAAAAIETEPKVSWFKLLTFRQTWGFVLGKFLTDPVWWFYLFWLPDFLSKQYGLKGTDIALPVAMVYMLSSIGSVGGGWIPLNFIKRGMPAFRARKTSMLLIALCVFPIVFAQQLGQINMWLAVLVIGIAAAAHQAWSANIFTTVSDMFPKRAVASVTGIGGMAGGMGGIVLSALVQKRMFVYYESIGQLDKAYFIMFWICGGAYLLAWGLMHLLAPTMKQINLDTTTSEAR, from the coding sequence ATGATGCCATCCGCCACTCAATCTCCGCCCGCCCCCCCGGCTCCCGTGTCGGGCATGGGGAAATACCGCTGGACCATTTGCGGTCTGGTGTTTTTCGCTACTACGGTCAACTACCTCGACCGGGCCGTAATTTCCCTGCTCAAGCCCTACCTCGAAACCGAGTTCAACTGGAATGCCGGTGACTACGCCAACATTGAAATAGCCTTTAAGCTGGCGTACTCGTTGGGCATGCTGGGGGTAGGCCGCGTGATTGACAAGCTGGGTACCAAAATCGGATATGCGCTGTCCACGTTTTTGTGGAGTTTGGCCGCCATTGGGCACGCCTTCGTGACTACTACGTTGGGATTCAGCGTGGCGCGGGCTTTCCTAGGCGTAACGGAGGCCGGCAATTTCCCGGCTGCCATCAAGACTACCGCCGAGTGGTTTCCGCAAAAGGAGCGGGCCTTGGCCACGGGCATTTTCAACTCGGGCTCCAACGTGGGGGCCATCATTGCCCCGCTCACGGTGCCTCTCATTGCCGAAACCATTGGCTGGAAGTGGGCTTTTATTATTACGGGGGCTATTGGCTTTATCTGGCTGGCGTTGTGGTTCTGGCTCTATGAAGTGCCGGCCCGCCACGCTAAGCTCACGAAAGCCGAATTCGACTACATCCACAGCGACGTAGATGACCTGGCGGCGGCTGCCATTGAGACGGAGCCAAAAGTATCGTGGTTTAAGCTGCTGACTTTCCGTCAGACCTGGGGTTTCGTGCTGGGCAAGTTCCTGACCGACCCCGTGTGGTGGTTTTACCTGTTCTGGCTGCCCGACTTCCTGAGCAAGCAGTACGGCCTCAAAGGCACCGATATTGCCCTACCCGTAGCCATGGTGTACATGCTTTCGAGTATCGGGAGCGTAGGCGGCGGCTGGATTCCACTCAACTTCATCAAGCGCGGCATGCCGGCGTTCCGGGCCCGTAAAACCAGCATGCTGCTTATTGCCCTCTGCGTGTTCCCGATTGTGTTTGCTCAGCAGCTCGGGCAGATTAACATGTGGCTGGCCGTGTTGGTAATTGGTATTGCGGCGGCAGCTCACCAAGCCTGGAGCGCCAACATCTTCACCACTGTGTCGGATATGTTCCCGAAGCGGGCTGTGGCTTCCGTGACGGGTATTGGCGGAATGGCGGGTGGCATGGGTGGCATCGTGCTGTCGGCGCTGGTGCAGAAGCGCATGTTCGTGTACTATGAAAGCATTGGGCAGCTGGATAAGGCCTATTTCATCATGTTCTGGATTTGCGGTGGGGCCTACCTGCTGGCTTGGGGACTTATGCATCTGCTAGCTCCCACCATGAAGCAAATCAACCTAGATACTACCACCTCGGAGGCGCGCTAA
- a CDS encoding bifunctional 4-hydroxy-2-oxoglutarate aldolase/2-dehydro-3-deoxy-phosphogluconate aldolase, which translates to MSRFSSAAALETVLRYPIVPVFYHADAAYTKRILQACYAGGLRVFEFTNRGANAFDVFQELVPFVQENCPDMLLGIGTIYTAADAERFIQAGADFVVQPCLTTEVAEVCRQHNTPWLPGTMTISEVYQATQLGAAIVKIFPGNVLGPGFIKSLRGPMPTVPLMVTGGVEPTEESLREWFTAGVNVVGMGSQLFKNADDTDPLSQQIAGLLTVVDSLKK; encoded by the coding sequence ATGTCCCGATTCTCCTCTGCCGCTGCCCTAGAAACCGTACTGCGCTACCCCATAGTGCCGGTATTCTACCACGCCGACGCAGCGTATACCAAGCGCATTCTGCAGGCCTGCTACGCTGGCGGGTTGCGCGTATTTGAGTTCACCAACCGTGGGGCCAACGCCTTTGATGTGTTCCAGGAGCTGGTGCCCTTCGTTCAGGAAAACTGCCCGGACATGCTACTGGGCATCGGCACTATTTACACCGCCGCCGACGCGGAGCGCTTTATTCAGGCCGGGGCCGATTTTGTGGTGCAGCCCTGCCTCACGACGGAAGTAGCCGAGGTATGCCGCCAGCACAACACACCCTGGCTGCCCGGCACCATGACCATTTCCGAGGTGTACCAGGCTACCCAGCTCGGGGCGGCCATCGTCAAAATATTCCCCGGCAACGTGCTCGGGCCGGGCTTCATTAAAAGCCTGCGCGGCCCCATGCCCACGGTGCCTTTGATGGTGACTGGGGGGGTAGAGCCCACCGAAGAAAGCCTGCGCGAATGGTTCACGGCCGGCGTGAACGTAGTGGGCATGGGCTCCCAGCTCTTCAAAAACGCCGATGACACCGACCCCCTGAGCCAACAGATTGCCGGGCTGCTGACCGTCGTGGATTCCCTGAAAAAGTAA
- a CDS encoding sugar kinase, whose amino-acid sequence MKQVVTFGEIMMRLSPPLNYRLSQASSLEITYGGGDANVAAALAYLGVPAAHAGCFPDNAVGRAAAQQFQHHGVDMSHCVFQGQRLGLYFLEVGASLRASRIVYDRYDSAFANLQPEWFNWNEIFSNAQLFHWTGITPAISASAAQATKEAIAAARRLGLTVSADVNYRRNLWQYGQRAQDVMPDLVAGCDLVVCTEGDAEDLFGIKAEADAENSFVSMSQQLIRRFPQIQQVIATRRETQSASHERIKGIAFSGGQYHETEFFDINPVVDRIGGGDSFISGFIYGQLTYPTLQEALTFATAASALKHTIHGDINLVTAAEVEHIVAGNTSGRLLR is encoded by the coding sequence ATGAAGCAAGTTGTCACCTTTGGTGAAATCATGATGCGGTTGTCGCCGCCGTTAAACTACCGGTTGTCGCAGGCCAGCTCGCTGGAAATTACCTACGGCGGTGGTGATGCCAACGTGGCGGCGGCTCTGGCTTACCTGGGCGTGCCAGCGGCTCACGCGGGTTGCTTTCCGGATAACGCTGTAGGGCGGGCCGCGGCCCAGCAATTTCAGCACCACGGCGTGGACATGAGCCACTGCGTGTTCCAAGGCCAGCGCCTGGGCCTGTACTTCCTGGAAGTAGGTGCTTCCTTGCGGGCCAGCCGCATTGTGTACGACCGATATGATTCGGCTTTTGCCAACCTGCAACCGGAGTGGTTTAACTGGAACGAGATTTTCAGCAACGCCCAGCTTTTCCACTGGACGGGCATCACGCCCGCCATATCGGCTTCGGCGGCCCAGGCTACGAAGGAGGCTATTGCGGCCGCCCGGCGGTTGGGCCTCACCGTTTCGGCCGACGTGAATTACCGCCGCAACCTGTGGCAGTACGGGCAGCGCGCCCAGGATGTAATGCCCGACCTGGTAGCGGGCTGCGACCTGGTGGTGTGCACCGAGGGCGACGCCGAAGACCTGTTTGGCATCAAAGCGGAAGCCGACGCCGAGAACAGCTTCGTGTCGATGAGCCAGCAGCTGATCCGGCGCTTCCCCCAGATTCAGCAGGTAATTGCTACCCGCCGCGAAACGCAGAGCGCCTCCCACGAGCGGATTAAGGGCATTGCCTTCAGCGGCGGCCAGTACCACGAAACCGAGTTCTTCGATATCAACCCGGTAGTAGACCGCATTGGCGGGGGCGACTCCTTCATTTCGGGCTTCATCTACGGGCAGCTTACTTACCCCACTCTGCAAGAGGCCCTGACGTTTGCCACGGCCGCTTCCGCCCTTAAGCACACCATTCACGGCGACATCAACCTGGTGACGGCCGCTGAAGTGGAGCACATTGTGGCTGGCAATACGTCGGGCCGCTTGCTCCGGTAA
- the uxaC gene encoding glucuronate isomerase yields the protein MKPFLNDDFLLQTATASTLYHEYAKQMPIIDYHNHLLPDQISEDKQFDTITQVWLYGDHYKWRAMRANGIPERYITGAASDWEKFEKWAETVPQTVRNPLYHWTHLELQRYFGITELLNKDSARRIFDQCNEKLQTPEYSVRNLLRRMNVETLCTTDDPADSLEHHRAIRESGFEVQVLPTFRPDKAMAPEDAAGYNAYLDKLGQSAAVDIKTYRDLETALRLRHDYFAALGCRLSDHGLEQIYAADYTDAEISAIFAKVRGGETLGEQEILKFKSAMLVLLAEMDWEKGWTQQFHLGALRNNNSRMLRELGPDTGWDSIGDFAQGRALSSFLNRLDGQNKLAKTIIYNLNPADNELIATMIGNFNDGSVAGKVQFGSGWWFLDQKDGMEKQINALSNMGLLSRFVGMLTDSRSFLSYPRHEYFRRVLCNLFGNDVENGELPADMDLLGGIVQNICYGNAKEYFGFASVAQPIETAVV from the coding sequence ATGAAGCCATTTCTCAACGACGATTTCCTGCTGCAAACGGCCACGGCCAGCACGCTCTACCACGAGTATGCCAAGCAGATGCCCATCATCGACTACCACAACCACCTGCTGCCCGACCAGATTTCGGAGGACAAGCAGTTCGATACCATTACCCAGGTGTGGCTCTACGGCGACCACTACAAGTGGCGCGCCATGCGGGCCAACGGCATTCCGGAGCGCTACATCACCGGCGCCGCTTCTGATTGGGAAAAGTTCGAGAAATGGGCCGAAACGGTGCCCCAAACCGTGCGCAACCCCCTCTACCACTGGACCCACCTGGAGCTGCAGCGCTACTTCGGCATCACGGAGCTGCTGAATAAAGACAGTGCCCGCCGCATCTTCGACCAGTGCAACGAGAAGCTGCAGACGCCCGAGTACTCGGTGCGCAACCTGCTGCGCCGCATGAACGTGGAAACCCTCTGCACCACCGATGACCCGGCCGACTCCCTGGAACACCACCGTGCCATCCGGGAAAGCGGTTTTGAGGTGCAGGTGCTACCCACCTTCCGCCCCGACAAGGCCATGGCCCCGGAAGACGCCGCCGGCTACAACGCCTACCTCGACAAGCTGGGCCAATCGGCGGCCGTGGACATTAAGACCTACCGCGACCTGGAAACCGCCCTGCGTCTGCGCCACGATTACTTCGCCGCCCTGGGCTGCCGCTTGTCGGACCACGGCTTGGAGCAGATCTACGCCGCCGACTACACCGACGCCGAAATCAGCGCCATCTTCGCTAAAGTGCGGGGAGGGGAGACGCTAGGGGAGCAGGAAATCCTGAAATTCAAGTCGGCCATGCTGGTGCTGCTGGCCGAAATGGACTGGGAGAAAGGCTGGACCCAGCAGTTCCACCTGGGTGCCTTGCGCAACAACAATTCCCGCATGCTGCGCGAATTAGGCCCCGATACCGGCTGGGATTCCATCGGCGACTTCGCCCAGGGCCGCGCCCTTTCCAGCTTCCTCAACCGCCTCGATGGGCAGAACAAGCTGGCTAAAACCATCATCTACAATCTCAATCCCGCCGACAACGAGCTGATTGCTACCATGATTGGTAACTTCAACGATGGCTCAGTGGCTGGCAAGGTGCAGTTCGGCTCCGGTTGGTGGTTCCTGGATCAGAAGGACGGCATGGAGAAGCAAATCAACGCCCTGAGCAACATGGGCCTGCTGAGCCGCTTCGTGGGTATGCTCACCGACTCGCGCTCCTTCCTGTCTTACCCCCGCCACGAGTACTTCCGCCGGGTGCTCTGCAACCTCTTCGGCAACGATGTAGAAAACGGCGAGCTACCGGCAGATATGGACCTGCTGGGTGGCATTGTTCAGAACATCTGCTATGGCAACGCCAAGGAGTACTTCGGCTTTGCCTCGGTAGCCCAGCCGATTGAAACGGCAGTAGTCTAG
- a CDS encoding UxaA family hydrolase, producing the protein MKHLVAKIHPDDNVLVALTDLPMGTPVTWDGTTVTTTDKIPAKHKLALQFLAPGDPVHMYGVLVGTAREAIGVGGLLTTSNIKHATDSYDEHHQRRQDWQAPDVSKWQERTFMGFHRPDGQVGTANYWLVIPLVFCENRNIQVLEEALVNDLGYARRKSYQPQTQELISLIQAGKSVEEILATDLHSAENGHQKPKLFPNVDGIRFLSHEGGCGGIRQDAQTLCGLLAGYITHPNVAGATVLSLGCQNAQVSMLQEEINKRSPNFQKPLYILEQQKIGTEEALVSTALRQTFAGLMMANQVTRQPAPLSKLCIGLECGGSDGFSGISANPAVGHVSDLLVALGGSVILAEFPELCGVEQELVDRSVDTATAERFSSLMKAYGDSAVAVGSGFDMNPSPGNIRDGLITDAMKSAGAARKGGSSPVVAVLDYPELVTKPGLNLLCTPGNDVESTTAEVGSGATVVLFTTGLGTPTGNPIAPVVKISSNTALARRMPDIIDLNTGTVIDGEETIEQAGERILDYVIRVASGEEVAAVRHGQTDFIPWKRGVSL; encoded by the coding sequence ATGAAACACTTGGTAGCCAAAATTCACCCCGACGATAACGTGCTCGTTGCCCTCACGGACCTGCCCATGGGCACGCCCGTTACCTGGGACGGCACCACCGTCACGACTACCGATAAGATACCGGCCAAGCACAAGCTGGCCCTGCAGTTCCTGGCCCCCGGTGACCCAGTGCACATGTATGGGGTGCTGGTGGGCACGGCCCGCGAAGCCATTGGGGTAGGCGGCCTGCTGACCACCAGCAACATCAAGCACGCCACCGACAGCTACGACGAGCACCATCAGCGCCGCCAGGACTGGCAGGCCCCGGACGTAAGCAAGTGGCAGGAGCGCACCTTTATGGGTTTCCACCGCCCCGATGGGCAGGTGGGAACGGCCAACTACTGGTTGGTTATTCCGCTGGTTTTCTGCGAGAACCGCAACATTCAGGTGCTGGAAGAAGCCTTGGTGAATGACCTAGGCTATGCCCGCCGCAAAAGCTACCAGCCCCAGACCCAGGAATTGATTTCGCTGATACAGGCGGGTAAGTCGGTAGAGGAAATTTTGGCGACAGATCTGCACTCGGCGGAAAACGGCCACCAGAAGCCCAAGCTGTTCCCCAACGTGGACGGCATCCGGTTTCTGAGCCATGAGGGCGGCTGCGGTGGTATCCGCCAGGACGCCCAGACTTTGTGCGGACTGCTCGCCGGCTACATCACGCACCCCAACGTAGCCGGCGCTACCGTGCTGAGCCTGGGTTGCCAGAACGCTCAGGTAAGCATGCTCCAGGAAGAAATCAACAAGCGTAGCCCTAACTTCCAGAAGCCGCTCTACATCCTGGAACAGCAGAAGATCGGGACCGAGGAAGCACTGGTAAGCACTGCCCTGCGCCAGACCTTTGCCGGCCTGATGATGGCCAACCAGGTAACGCGCCAGCCCGCCCCGCTCAGCAAGCTGTGCATTGGGCTGGAATGCGGCGGCTCCGACGGCTTCTCGGGCATCTCGGCCAACCCGGCCGTGGGTCACGTTTCGGACCTGCTGGTGGCCTTGGGCGGCTCGGTGATTCTGGCGGAGTTCCCGGAGCTGTGCGGGGTAGAGCAGGAACTGGTGGACCGCTCCGTGGACACCGCCACGGCCGAGCGCTTCAGCTCCCTGATGAAAGCCTACGGCGACTCGGCCGTGGCTGTGGGCTCCGGCTTCGACATGAACCCCTCACCCGGCAACATCCGCGACGGGCTGATTACTGACGCCATGAAATCGGCCGGGGCGGCCCGTAAAGGCGGTTCCTCGCCGGTAGTGGCCGTGCTCGACTACCCCGAGCTGGTCACGAAACCCGGCCTGAACCTGCTTTGTACTCCCGGCAACGACGTGGAATCGACGACGGCGGAAGTAGGCTCGGGTGCTACCGTGGTGCTGTTTACCACGGGCCTGGGCACGCCCACCGGCAACCCCATTGCCCCGGTAGTGAAGATTTCCAGCAATACGGCCCTGGCCCGGCGCATGCCCGACATTATCGACCTGAACACCGGTACCGTCATCGACGGGGAAGAAACCATTGAGCAAGCCGGCGAGCGAATTCTCGACTACGTGATTCGGGTAGCCAGCGGGGAGGAGGTAGCCGCCGTGCGCCACGGCCAAACCGATTTCATTCCCTGGAAGCGCGGCGTTTCGCTGTAA
- a CDS encoding tagaturonate reductase produces MPQLSKQLVSQAPAVSEALPSSALLELPEKVLQFGTGVLLRGLPDYLIDKANRQGIFNGRIVVVKSTDGGDIDAFTRQDGLYTLSIRGIEDGREVSENVVCSAISRVLSAKSQWADIVACAANPELMVVISNTTEVGIQLVSDDISQSPPQSFPGKLLAFLLARYQAFNGAKDKGLVIVPTELIPDNGTKLEAILLEQAHRNNLDAEFIDWLETANQVCNSLVDRIVPGRPDAATQAALEAELGYEDELLTMSEVYTLWAIEGDARVKQILSFEQADVGVIVQPDINLFRELKLRLLNGTHTLSCGLAFLAGFPTVREAMNDVNMSGFIHNLMLADLLPGIPYQVDEKAGQRFGMQVLDRFRNPSIEHKWLSISMNYTAKMQMRNVPTLLHYYQKLRAVPHYMALGFAAYLLFMRATRQEGGKWQGELEGQPYEIQDEKAGYFADLWARLEPAELVRTVLHNQALWGHDLSALPGFAECVTRYLEKLLEHGARATVAHALNRSVEQNVAV; encoded by the coding sequence ATGCCGCAACTATCCAAACAACTGGTTTCGCAGGCACCCGCGGTTTCTGAGGCGTTGCCCTCGTCTGCCCTGCTAGAACTGCCCGAAAAAGTTCTCCAATTCGGCACTGGTGTGCTGCTGCGCGGCCTGCCCGACTACCTCATCGACAAAGCCAACCGCCAGGGCATCTTCAACGGCCGCATTGTGGTCGTGAAAAGCACCGACGGCGGCGACATCGACGCCTTCACTCGCCAGGATGGTCTCTATACCCTGAGTATCCGGGGCATTGAAGACGGCCGCGAAGTGTCGGAAAACGTGGTGTGCTCAGCCATCAGCCGGGTGCTGTCGGCCAAAAGCCAGTGGGCCGACATAGTGGCCTGCGCCGCCAACCCAGAGTTGATGGTGGTTATTTCCAATACCACCGAGGTAGGGATTCAACTCGTGTCCGACGACATCAGCCAGAGCCCGCCCCAGTCGTTTCCTGGCAAGCTGCTAGCCTTTCTGCTGGCCCGCTACCAGGCCTTCAACGGGGCCAAAGACAAGGGCCTCGTAATTGTGCCTACCGAGTTGATTCCCGACAACGGCACCAAGCTCGAAGCTATTCTGCTGGAACAGGCCCACCGCAACAACCTCGACGCCGAGTTCATCGACTGGCTGGAAACCGCCAACCAAGTGTGCAACTCCCTTGTGGACCGCATCGTGCCAGGCCGGCCGGATGCCGCCACGCAGGCGGCGCTGGAAGCCGAGCTGGGCTACGAGGACGAGTTGCTGACCATGTCGGAGGTGTACACGCTGTGGGCCATTGAGGGCGATGCACGGGTAAAACAAATCCTGAGCTTCGAACAAGCCGACGTCGGCGTTATCGTGCAGCCCGACATCAACTTGTTCCGGGAGCTGAAGCTGCGCCTGCTCAACGGCACCCACACCCTGAGCTGCGGCCTGGCCTTCCTGGCGGGCTTCCCTACCGTGCGCGAGGCCATGAACGACGTCAACATGTCCGGCTTCATCCATAACCTGATGCTGGCCGACTTGCTGCCCGGCATTCCCTATCAAGTGGATGAAAAGGCGGGTCAGCGCTTCGGTATGCAGGTGCTCGACCGGTTCCGCAACCCTTCCATTGAGCACAAGTGGCTGTCGATTTCGATGAACTACACGGCCAAAATGCAGATGCGCAACGTGCCCACGCTGTTGCATTACTACCAGAAGCTGCGGGCTGTGCCACACTACATGGCCCTGGGCTTTGCCGCCTACCTGCTCTTTATGCGCGCAACCCGGCAGGAGGGAGGTAAGTGGCAGGGAGAGCTGGAAGGCCAGCCCTATGAAATTCAGGACGAAAAAGCCGGCTACTTTGCCGACCTCTGGGCTCGCTTGGAGCCAGCCGAACTTGTTCGGACTGTACTGCACAACCAAGCACTCTGGGGACATGACCTCTCGGCCCTGCCTGGCTTTGCCGAATGTGTAACGCGCTACCTCGAAAAGTTGCTCGAGCACGGCGCCCGCGCTACCGTCGCCCACGCCCTGAACCGTAGCGTGGAGCAAAACGTGGCCGTGTAA